One Blastocatellia bacterium genomic window, CAGATGGAGCTGATCGCGCTGCTTCACGTAGTCTTCCAGACGAGCCACCGTCAGCCGAATCATTTTCAATAAGACATACGCGCCAATGCCAATGCCCACGATCGTGGTAAATCGAACGCCAATATCGGTGATGGTCAGCCTGAGGTACTTGAAGATCAGCGCCACCCCAATGAGCAGCCAGACAAGTTTCACCACATGTCGCACGGGGGTTAAATGCGATGCCCATTCGGGATGACGGTCTGACAGATTCATTAACCATAACGAAGTAACCTGACTGAGCAACCACACCACTCGCAACAAGACGAGCACGACCAGGACGCGCCGAGTCCAATACAAGATCAATTCAGACAAAGGCAACAGAAACGTAACGGCATACAGCGCCGTGATCAGTAACAACACGAGCAAGGTCTGATCAACAAGCTGCACGATAGTATCGTCAAGCTTGGTTTCTGTCTGAGCCGCCCACTCCTTCAAATAGACCCGGATGATCAGTCGAAGCAAGACACCCGCAACGATGACGGCCAGCGGAACAATCAAATATCGCGCATCAAATCCGAGCCAAGCTGTTAATGAATCGAGCATGAGATTACACGGCCAGTTGGTCAGCCACGATCAAGCGCCGAGCCAAGCTGCTCAACGTCGGCGATGATGTAATCAGGCGAGGGGCAAGTGTTGTCGAGCGTCTTCCTACCACGATCAACCCACACGACGGGCATGCCCACTGCTCGCGCGCCGACAATATCAGCCCACGGCGTGTCACCGACAAACAATACCTGTTCGGGCGGAAACTTCAGCCTGTCCAGAGCTGCCCGGAAGATCGCTGGATGCGGCTTTCTCCAGCCGACTTCACCGGAAATCACAACCGGATCAAAATAGCCAGTCAGCTTATGGTGCTCCAACACACGATAGGCAGTCGGCGGATGATCGAAGTTGGAGACAATGCCGAAGCGATACTGAGAACCAAGCGCGTCCAGCATCGTTCGCCGCTCTGCAGGAAACGACATCACCCGAAACAACTGCTCCATGTGAACCTCAACCAACTGGTCAATGACCGCAGCCGACGGCGCCGCAATGCCCAATTCCATGAGCATCTGGAGAAATCGCTCGTGCGCGAGAATCTCACGGTGCGTCCGATTGCGTTGCTCATCGAGTCGTTGATAGGTTTCAAAAAAGACCTCATAAAACTGACTGAACGGGATGTTCGGATAATGTTGTTGGAGGGCCTGATAAAGCAGTAGGCCAGTCGAACGATGCGACAAGCCACGAAACGTCACCAACGGCAATTGCTCGACACGAAGATCAACGAGCGTGTCGAACAGATCAAACAGAATGGCCTGATAACGAGGCATCAACGCGCCTGACGCAGCATTCGACCATGCAATCGCGTGGACTTCAGCGATAACGTCAAAAATCAGTCTAACGAACCGTTGGGACGAGCCAGACCGACTCGCCCCAACGTGACAGTGTGACTAGGGCGTGTAAACCTGTTCGGAAACTGCATCGCTTTGGACCTGTCCGGGCGATAACAGAACGCGATGGTACTGATGGGTCAACCAACGGCCAAGCATGTTGGCATAGAACGGGCTGCCAAGCACGCCGCTCTGACCGCCGGGGATGATCTGAAATGCGATGACGCCGGCAGGGTCCATATCAGCGACAATGCGACGCGAGGCGCCGCTGCCGAACATGAACGCATTGACGGAGGCCGCTCGCGCGCTGTGGGACGACGC contains:
- a CDS encoding HAD family hydrolase is translated as MPRYQAILFDLFDTLVDLRVEQLPLVTFRGLSHRSTGLLLYQALQQHYPNIPFSQFYEVFFETYQRLDEQRNRTHREILAHERFLQMLMELGIAAPSAAVIDQLVEVHMEQLFRVMSFPAERRTMLDALGSQYRFGIVSNFDHPPTAYRVLEHHKLTGYFDPVVISGEVGWRKPHPAIFRAALDRLKFPPEQVLFVGDTPWADIVGARAVGMPVVWVDRGRKTLDNTCPSPDYIIADVEQLGSALDRG